One window of Cydia pomonella isolate Wapato2018A chromosome 5, ilCydPomo1, whole genome shotgun sequence genomic DNA carries:
- the LOC133518396 gene encoding uncharacterized protein LOC133518396: MSPLACSLLALAALFAVSNAKNVHIPNPFCDERMRGIEGDSSEHFKMTVSGGVVNIPDNCTRLGRKLVGEDVSVCNAPYSKPLLRSVFGLSNKFGILGIDCPTNTNGCMTLELDVTQHCKMDVPLVRG; this comes from the exons ATGTCGCCGCTCGCCTGCTCGCTGCTCGCTCTCGCCGCACTGTTCGCCGTTTCCAACGCGAAAAATGTTCACATTCCAAATCCCTTTTGCGATGAACGAATGAGAG gCATTGAAGGCGACAGTAGTGAACATTTCAAGATGACTGTTTCCGGTGGTGTTGTGAACATCCCCGAT AATTGCACCCGATTGGGCCGAAAGTTGGTGGGCGAGGATGTCAGTGTCTGCAACGCGCCCTATTCCAAGCCCTTGCTCCGCAGTGTTTTTGGCCTTTCGAACAAGTTCGGGATACTGGGCATCGATTGCCCCACAAACACCAACGGATGCATGACACTCGAATTGGACGTCAC